The Eggerthella guodeyinii sequence GTCGTACTTCACGAGCGGCGAGACCGAGACGCGCGCCTGGACCGTGCCCATCGGCGCGAAGGCGCCGCAGGCGGCCGGCGTCATCCACTCGGACTTCGAGCGCGGCTTCATCAAGGCCGAGACGGCGGCCTTCGCCGACTACTCCGAGCTGAACGGCGAGAAGGGCTGCCGCGACGCCGGCAAGCTGCGCCAGGAGGGCAAGGAGTACGTCGTCCAAGACGGCGACGTCATGCACTTCAAGTTCAACGTGTAGGGCTTGCCGGTGTCGCTCACGTAACGAACCCCCTTTGAACAGGGGGTTCGTTACGTTGCAGGTGCGTTTAGTGCATGCCGGGATATACGGCTCCGGTGGCGGGCGCGGGCGCGTCGTCGTCGCGATCGGGCGGGATCACGCCGAACTCGACCAGCAGCCCGTAGAGGTCGGTGCCCTTGATCTTCTCGATCCCCTCGTGCAGGGCCAGCTTCTCGAGGGGGTTCATCTCCATGTCGGTGATGGGCTTGCCGTCCCTGATGAGCGTGGTGGCGTTCAGCAGGTCGCGGATGTCGAACGCGCTGCCCCACACTTCGGGCACGCCGCGGTCGACGCCGCACAGCGTGTAGACCGCCTCCATGCCGGTGCGCATGGAGTATTCCGTGGTGAAGATGGTGTCGCGCGGCGTTTCGGCGAACTGGCCGATGAACGCGAAGTTCACCGCTCCTTCGGGCACGACGTCGGGGCGGTCGCCAGCGGCGCGCGGCATGAAGAACGCCGTGATGTAGGGCATCATGCACGGAACCGTGTTGGCGCTGTTCTCGGCGAGCTCTTCGATCTGCGATTCGGGAACGCCCAGGTGGTACAGCCATTCCATGCAGATTTCCTTGCCGGTGCATTCGCGCAGGGTCTTTTGCACGTAATTGCCGGGCACGTCGGTGAACAGGCCGTATATCCATCCGCACAGTTCGTTGTCGGGTTGGGCGCGGAACTGGGGCTGCCTGTTGAACGTCCAGCTCAAAAGCCAGTTCGAGTCTTTGGCGGTAACGATGCCTCCGGTTACGACGCCGCCCGAGAACGGGTTGCGGCGACAGATCTTCTCGATGTAGGGAACGATTCTCTCATCGAGCGTCGTGACGGTGGCGCTCATCCAATTGGACTTCTCCGGGTCGCCGATGAACTTCTCGGGATGTCCGAATGCCGGATCCTGCCGGGCGATGCGCCGCCACAGGTCGAAGCCGGTTCCCTTTTCCAGCACGGTGTTGAATTGCGCCGGCTCGTCCTGCGAGCCGAAGGACGAGTTGGCGACGCAGCTGCCGTTGGTGATGAACAGAAGGTCGTTGTCGGTGAGGTGGAAGGTTTTGTCCGCCCCCTCGCATATCGTCTGCACCTCGGTGGCTGCTTTGCGCTCCGGGGTGTTGGAGAACGTGACGTCCACGACCTCGGTGTTCAGGTGGATCTGCACGCCCTGGCCTTTCAGGTAGTTCACCATGGGCAAGATGAGGGATTCGAACTGGTTGTACCGGGTGAAGCGCAGCGCGCTGAAGTCGGGCAGGCCGCCGACGTGGTGCACGAAGCGCTGGATGTAGCGCTTCATCTCGAGCGCGCTGTGCCAGTTCTCGAAGCCGAACATGGTGCGCCAGTACAGCCAGAAGTTCGAATCGAGCACGTCGTCGGAGAAGTAGTCGGTGATGGCTTTGTCGTCGAGCTGCTCCTCGGGCGTGAAGAACAGGTTCATGATCTCCATGCACGCCTTGTCGGACAGGCCGAACTTGTTGTCGAGATCGGCATCCTCGCCTTGGTTGACCGTCGCGCGGCACAGGGAATAGTTGGGGTCGCGCTTGTTCAGCTGGTAGTAGTAATCGAGGATGCTCATGTTCTCGTCCTCGATGGAGGGGATGGATCGGAACAGGTCCCACATCACCTCGAAGTGGTTGTCCATCTCGCGTCCGCCGCGCATGGTGAACCCGATCTGCGGATACTCCCATCCGTCGCAGGCGCCGCCCGGCTCGGCGTCGCGCTCGAACAGGTGCACGCGCGAGCCGTCCATCTGGGCGTCCCTGATCAGGTAGCATGCGGCCGTCAAGCCCGCCAGCCCGGTGCCGACGATGTAGGCCGATTTGTCCTCGATGCCCTCCGGCTTTGCCGGGCGGGCGAACGCTTCGTAGTTTCCGCTGGAATAGTACACGAGCTCTCCAATCTCTCGACGTGGGGGTACGGCCCCATTGTGATGCGGGGCGCCCTCGGGCGAAGAGAACGTACCGAGCTGATGGCGTTTCGTATGGAAGGGGTCATGTGGGGCGACCCTGTTCCAGAACGTCGTTCACTTTTCCTTGACGCGCTCTTGAATCGGGGGTTGCGCTGCAGAATTCCGAAGCGATAGGGTAAACTAATTATGATTTGTGTAAAAAATGCACGTGATTGTCTTTCAGGGAGGATACGGGATGGCTTACAAGGGGACTAGGACGACAACTGGCGTGCTTGCCACCAGGCTTTGCGCTTCGCTGCTCGTCGCTGCGGCTCTGGTGCTGGCAATGAGCGCCTTCGCGTACGCTGCGGACGATGGCGAGCCGACCGGACGAGCGAACGGGAATGCTTCAGCCGTCGAAGGCAACGGCGGGGCTGCGCTTGCGGGCGGAGAGGAGGCATCCGTCTGCACGGTGACCTTCGGCGAGGCTGGATCGATCAAGGTGGCGAAGGGCGGTACCGTTGCTGCGGAGGACATCCCGAATCCCGGCAAAACGGAAGTGGATTACTTTGGGCTGACGGCTGACGCGAACTTTCTAGGATGGAAGGCGTCCTACTCTTCGGATCTTTCGAAGCGAAGCGTCTACCCGTGGCGCATCGGCCTCTACGATGCTCCGGAAAACGATCCTGACGTATCGAAGAACCTCGAAGGCATCTTCTCCTCTTCGACCGTTGTCGAAGGCGATGTGAACCTTCAGCCCGTATACGCCGTCCCTCTCTACCGAGTCGACGTTTCCATACAGGATAGCACCGGTTCAAGCAGCTCCTACCCGCCGACGAACCTTGCCATTCCGGCAGGAAGGGGCTACTCGGTTTCCGACAGCCCTTCGTTCCAGAAATACGCGGAGCAGTATCTCGGGGGCACCGAGGACCGGGTCTTCGAAGGCTACTATCGTCTCAAGGATGGTTCGAGCCTCGGCGAACCGTATGATGTGCAAGCACCCGTTACTGCCGATGAGAACATATGCGCCGTGTTCAAAGGCTCGAACGCCGATGTCGAGATCCCCGTTGCGGGCGATGCGGGAGTCAAGGCGCAGGGCACTTTGAACGGGTCGAATATTCCCGATGGGGCAACGGTCGCTTTGAGCGCGGCCGAGCTCACCTCGGGCACGGCCTACGATGAGCTTGTCGCGGCAATGGGGTCGGGAACGTTCGCCGGCGTGTTCGAGGTCAATCTGTCTGCCGACGGCATTGCCCTTCACGAGGGCTTTGGCAGCCTTATGCTGTCCTTCCCGGTCGGCGAAGAGGCTAACGGGCATTGGGTGACCGTGTGGCATCGGCTCAACGACGGACACCTCCTTTCCAACCGCGTTATCGCCAAAGACGGCATGGTCACTATCACGGTGACGAGCCTGTCCGCGTTCGCGCTTGAAGTGGGGGAGCTGGCTGAGGATCCCGCCCCGATCGACCCTGCGGATACAACGCCCGTTGCTTCGGTTAAGCCGGTACCTTCGGCTGCTCCGCTCGCTTCTACCGGTGATCCGCTTTCGGTTTCCGGGGTCGTTATGCTGGGGTTGGCGGTTGTCGTTTGCGCCGGAATCGCCGTCTTCGCTGCGCGCACCCTTGCCGGCAAGCGGAAGTGATCCGACGAAAGGGCCGTGTTCGTAGGCGGCCTGTAAACGCACTGCGATGATGAACAACCAGCCTTCGAGCTGGTTGTTCCTCTTTGGCGGGTGCTGCTGGCTCCTGTCGGGCCCCGCTCCTGCCGCTCCGGTGCGAATACCTCTATGCTAAACTGGGGAAGCAAACGACGCGTACGAGCTGTGCGAGAAGGGGTTGCGGGCATGAACGACTTTATCGAGGCGTTGACGAGCGGCGGCAGAAGCCCGGAGCTGCCCGAGGAGGACGACTATTTCGGCAAGCTCGTCGGCAGCTGGAAGCTCGACTACGTCGATCGCAACCTGTCGTGCTCGGTCGAGGGCGAGTGGATATTCTCCTGGGCGCTTGAGGGCATGGCGATCCAGGACGTGATCATCCTGCCATCGCGCGGGACGAGAACCGAGCTCGCGCACCCGCTGGCCGAATACGGCACGTCCCTTCGCGTCTACAACCCCGCCACCCGCGCGTGGGACGTCGCCTACGGCTACACGGGCAAGATCATCAGGCTCGAGGCGAGGAGGCAGGACGGCATGATCGTCCTGACGAACATCGACGACGAGCGACGGAAATGGGTGTTCGTCACCATCGAAGACGACCGTTTCCATTGGCAGAACATCACCGTGCAAGACGATGGCGCCTGGCACGTGAACGCGGACATCTACGCCGAGCGCGCATAGGCGCGCATGATCGGGGAACGGGAGGAATCGATGGACGAGATCGGGAAGCTGGGCTTCGGGTTCATGAGGCTGCCCGTCGTCGAGCGCGACGGCGGCAAGGAGATCGACGTCGAGCAGGTCAAGGAGATGGTCGACCTGTTCATGGACGCGGGCTTCACCTACTTCGACACGGCGCGCGGCTACCATAACGGCCGGTCGGAGGCGGCGCTGCGCGAGGCCGTCGTCGAGCGCTACCCGCGCGAATCGTTCCAGGTGGCCACGAAGCTGCCGGCGTGGCTCGCGGAAAACGCCGACCATGCGCGCGCCATGTTCGACAAGTCGCTGCGCGAGACTCAGGCGGGCTACTTCGACAACTTCCTGCTGCACAACCTGGGCGAGGAGCGCACGCGCCTGTTCGACGACTTCGGCCTGTGGGACTTCCTGCACGAGAAGAAGGAAGCCGGGCTCATCCGCAACCTGGGCTTCTCCCTGCACGACAAGGCGGCCGTGCTCGAGGAGGTGCTCGAGGCCCATCCCGAGGTGGATTTCGTGCAGCTGCAGATCAACTACGCCGACTGGGAAAGCGAGACCATCGAATCGCGCGCGTGCTACGAGGTGGCGCGCGCCCACGGGCTGCCCGTCGTGGTGATGGAGCCCATCAAGGGCGGCTCGCTCGTGCACCTGCCGCAGGATGCGGCAGACGTGCTGGGCGCCGTGAACCCGGACGCGTCGCTGCCTTCCTGGGCGCTGCGCTTCGTCGCGTCGCTGCCGGGCGTGCTCACCGTGCTGTCGGGCATGTCCACGCCCGACCAGGTGCGCGAGAACGTGGCCATCATGAACGGCTTCGAGCCGCTGAGCCGGGTGGAGGACGAGGCGCTCGCGCGGGTGCGCGCCATCCTCGGCGGGGTGGACACCGTGCCGTGCACCGACTGCCGCTACTGCCTGAAGAACTGCCCGCAGGGCGTGCGCATCCCCGCGGCCCTCGCGTCGCTCAACATCCTGGAGCTGTACCACGACGCGTACCGCGCGCAGGAGAACTACGACTGGAACGCGTCGGGCGGTCCCGCGTCGACGTGCATCGGCTGCGGCGCATGCGAGAGCGTGTGCCCGCAGCACATCGAGATCGTGAAGGAGCTCGGGCGCGCCGCCGAGCTGTTCGAGAAGAAGCCCGCATGACGGCGACGGGTCCCGGGCAGGACGTGGGCGTCGAGGCGCTCGACGCGTTTTTCGCGCGCACGCCGCGCTTGGCCGTGGCGTTCTCGGGCGGGTGCGACTCCTCGTTTCTGCTGGCCGCCGCGCTGCGCGCCGGATGCGACGTGAAGGCCTACGGCGTGCGGACGGCGTTCCAGCCCGCCTTCGAGATCGACGACGCGCGCCGGCTGGCGCGCGAGCTGGGCGCCGAGTTCGAGCTGATCGACGCCGACGTGCTGGCGCAGGGCGGGATATGCGCGAACGGCCCCGACCGGTGCTACCGGTGCAAGACGTTCATCTTCTCCACCATCCTCGCCCACATGGCGCAGGACGGCTTCGAGGTGCTGGCCGACGGCACGAACGTCACGGACGATCCGGCGAACCGCCCCGGCTTCCAGGCGCTCGCCGAGCTGGGCGTGGTGTCGCCGCTGCGCCGCGCGGGCATGACGAAAGACGCCGTGCGCGCCGCGTCGCGCGAGCTGGCGCTGTTCACGGCCGACAAGCCCAGTTTCTCGTGCGTGGCCGTGCACGTGGGGGCGGGCCGGGCGATCACGGCCGAGGCGCTCGCCGAGACGGCCGCGCGCCTCGGCATCGAGGGCGGGAAGCGGCCGTGAGCGCGAGCCGGCCTGCCGGGCGCTTCGTCCTCGAGACCGAGCGGCTGGTTCTGCGCGAGATGGACCAAGGCGACTTCGCCGCCCTCTGCGCCATCCTCCAGGACGAGGAGGCCATGTACGCCTACGAGGGCGCGCTGCCGGACGACGAGGCGCAGGCGTGGCTCGACCGCCAGCTGGAGCGCTACGCGCGCGACGGCTTCGGGCTGTGGGCGGTCGTGCTCAAGGAGACCGGCGCCATGATCGGCCAATGCGGGTTGACCTACCAGGATGCCGACGGCGTGCGCGTCGTGGAGGTGGGCTACCTGTTCCAGCGGGCGTTCTGGCATCGCGGCTTCGCCTGCGAGGCGGCGCGGGCCTGCCGCGACCACGCGTTCGACACCGTGGGCGTCGAACGCGTGTACTCGATCATCCGCGACACGAACCTTCCCTCGCAGCGGGTGGCGCGCCGTCTCGGCATGGAGCCGGAGGGTTCCATCGTCAAGCGCTACCGAGGCGTGGACATGCCGCACCTCGTGTTCTCCGTCGCGCGCGCCGAGCGCGGCGACGCTACTCGAACCGGCTGACGAAGCCCTCGACGGCTTCGAGACATTCCCGAGGATGCGTGACGTTCGCGATGTGGGGCGCGCCTTGGATGAGCGTCCACTCGCAGCCGGGGATGAGGTCGACGCCCTCCTTGACGACGAGCGGCGTCCCCTCGTCGTCGGTGCCGGACAGCGCCATGCACGGCACCTTGATGCCCTTCACGCCCTCGCGGACGTCCCAATCCTTCATCTTGCCGGTGACCACGAACTCGCTCGCGCCCTGCATGACCTGGTAGCATTCGCCCACGCCGGCGAACGTGTCGTTGATGTAGTCGGGGTAGTCCTTCTCGTAGAGGCCCACCACGTGGCGCTTGTAGTACTCGTCGTAGGCGGCTTTGGCCTCGGGCGTGTCGTAGTCGCCGGTGCGCTCGGCCTCGGCGATGGCGCGCTGCATGTCCTCGGGCAGGTACTTGATCAGGCGGTTCGCCTCGGAGAGCCAGGTGGCGATGCGCACGGGGGAGGAGTTGATGACGAACGAGTTCACGCCGGCGTCGTCCTTCATCATGCAGAGCATGCCCAGCATGCCGCCCCAGGAGTTGCCGAACAGGTGGATGTCGTCCAGCCCGAGCGCTTCGCGCACCGCGTAGAACTCGTCCACCCAGAGATCGTAGGCGTAGAAGTCGTCCTCCTGGTGAGGGATCGCCGATTTGCCGCAGCCGATCTGGTCGTAGAACACGATCTGGCGGCCGTACCGGTCGGCCATGTCGGCGTACGGCAGCAGGTAGTTGTGGCAGTCGCCGGGGCCTCCGTGGAGCATGAGCAGGGTTTTCTTGCCTGGCTCGTTTTCGCCGACGATCTTGCAGTAGGTTTTGAAGCCGCGGTAGTCCACGTACTCTTCGCGGATGTTCGCCATGAAAAGCTCCTTCCGATCGGCGGTGGCCGATGCGGGTGCGCCGGCTCCGTTGTCCACGCGATCAGTATGGGCGCACCGGTGCGATTATGCAACGGTGCGCCGCGCGGCGGCGTATACTGTCGAGCAAAGCCGTATCGTTCGCTGAGAGGGAGTTGCCATGTCCGCTTACGTTTTCACGCATGCCACCGTGCTCGACGGCACCGAGCGCATGGAGCCGCAGCCCAACATGACCGTCGTCGTGGACGGGGGCCGCATTGTCCGCGTGGGTCCCACGTCCACCACGGTGGGGCCGATGGGCGCGCGCGAGATCGACCTCGCCGGGGCGTTCCTGGCGCCGGGCCTGGTGAACCTGCATGTGCACCTGTGCGGATCGGGCAAGCCGACGAGCGCCGGGGCGGCCGGCGATCTCATCGACAAGGTGGTGGGCAACCCGCTGGGCAGGTGGTACCTGCGCCGCACGCTCAAGGCGCACGCGCAGCAGCAGCTGGCCAGCGGCGCGACCACCGTGCGCTCGGTGGGCGACCCCGGGTTCGCCGACGTGGACGTGCGCGACGCCATCGACGCGGGGAAGTACCCCGGCCCGCGCCTGGTCACGTCGGGCGTGGGCGTCACGGTGCCGGGCGGTCACGGCGCGGGGCTGTTCGCGCACGTCGCGTCCACGCCCGAGGAGGCGCGCGATATCGTGCGCACCTGCTTCGCGCGCAAGTGCGACCTGGTGAAGCTGTTCATCACGGGCGGCGTGTTCGACGCCGAGGTGGAGGGCGAGCCGGGCGTGCTGCGCATGGCGCCCGAGATCGCGCAGGCCGCCTGCGACGAGGCGCGGAAGCTGGGCCTGCGCACCGCCGCGCACATCGAGAGCGCCGAGGGCGTGCGCGTGGGCCTCGAGGCCGGCGTGGACACCATCGAGCACGGCGCCGCGCTGGACGACGAGCTGGTGGCCCTGTTCAAGCGCAACGGCGCCGGGCGCGCCTCGTCGCTGACGTGCACCATCTCGCCGGCATTGCCGTTCGTGGAGCTCGACCCCGAGAAGACGCACTCCACCGAGGTGCAGAAGGTGAACGGCCGCATCGTCTACGAGGGCATCGTGCAGGCTGCGAAGCAGGCGCTGGCGGCGGGGATTCCCGTGGGGATCGGCACCGACTCGTCGTGCCCCTACATCACGCAGTACGATATGTGGCGCGAGGTGGTGTACTTCGAGCGCATCGTGGGCGCCTCGCGCCAGCTGGCGCTGCACACCGCGACGCTCGGCAACGCGCGCATTCTCGGGTTGGGCGACGAGACGGGCTCCATCGAGGTGGGGAAGGCGGCCGACCTCATCGTGCTCGACGCGAACCCGCTGGACAACCTGGAGGCGCTGCGCGACGTCCGCATGGTCATGGCCCGCGGCGTCCTCGACGAGCATCCCCGCGTCAAGCACCTGGCCGAGCTGGACGCCGAGCTGGACGGGTTTTTGCCGCGAGGGTGAAGCGGCCGAAGGCTGACGATCAACGCGGCGGGACGAAGGGCGGGCAGGCTCCTCCGCGGTCGATGAGCGTGGCGTCGGCCAGCAGGGCGTGGGCCGCCTCGAGCGTGGACGTGCCGGCTGCGCGGCGTAGCTCGAGGCGTCCTCGGCATCGGCGGCGCTGCCGAGGAGCGAGTAGCGCGGCCGGTACGCCGTCTTGGCGTGGCGGTTGTGCAGCGCTGCTATGTCGAGTCGTTTCTCGGGTGCGTTCCCTTTCTGATCCGAACACGATCATGCGGCGCGTTTTGTCGCGAGATGCGTGAAAAACATGGTACCGGAGGGAGAGGTCGCGGAATTCGTCGCCGATCTCACGCGCATCGTGCGCGAACCGCACGCGGATCTCATGCGAATCTAACGCGGATCCAACGTGCAGCACGCTCGAATCCAGCGCGAATCCCACGCGATACTCACGCGAATCCAACGCGGATTTGATGTGAAAAATACCTTATGAACTGGGGAAACTTTTACTTCACAGGAAGCGTCCGACGGACTAGAATCATGCTCGTCAGCGGTGTCCGTTTCCGGCGGGTGATGCCTTCGAAAGGAGGTGAAGCCCTATGGATAGTTTCAATCTGATCGCAGGACTTTGTTCCATCGTGTCATGTGCAATGGCCGTTTGCGACTGGTTGCAGCGAAAGCGGAAGGCGTCGAAGCAACAGAAAGGACGGCGGGAGTCCTAGTCCCTAACCGTCCCTGAAACGAACCGGCGTCACCCGCCCGGACTTCCAAACCCGCGGGCACCGCTGACAACCCGCATTATACACGCTTCCCGTCGGCGCGCAAGACGGGTTCGCGGGAGGATGCGGTATCATGGGAAGCACGAAACGCGGCCGAGAATCGGCGGGGAGGAAGCAGCAGTGACGGATCTATCGCAGGCGCGCCAAGCGCTCAAACAGCACTTCGGTTACGAGGCGTTCCGACCGGGCCAAGAGGGCGTGGTGGAGGCGGTGCTCGCCGGCCGCGACGCGCTGGCGGTCATGCCCACGGGCGCGGGCAAGTCGGTGTGCTACCAGGTGCCCGGCGTGGTCATGGACGGCCTTGCGATCGTGGTGAGCCCGCTCGTGTCGCTCATGGGCGACCAGGTGCGCGCCCTGCTCGACGCGGGCATCCGCGGCGCCTTCCTCAATTCCACGCTCACGCCCGGACAGCAGTCCACGGTGCTGCACCGCGCGCTCGAGGGCCGGTACGACATCATGTACGTCGCACCCGAGCGCCTGGCCGACCCGCGGTTCGTCGAGTTCGCGCAAACGGCGCACATCCCGCTCGTCGCCGTGGACGAGGCGCACTGCGTGTCGCAGTGGGGCCAGGACTTCCGTCCATCGTACCTGACCGTCGGCGATTTCATCGCGCAGCTGCCCGTGCGGCCCGTCGTGGCGGCGTTCACGGCCACGGCCACCGCGCGCGTCCGCGCCGACATCGTGCGCCTGCTCGACCTGCGCGATCCCTACGAGGTGGTCACCGGGTTCGACCGCCCGAACCTGTACTTCGGCGTGGAGCGCCTCGATCCGAAGCGCAAGATCGCGCGCATCGCGTCCTACGCGCTCGAGCACGCCGACGACAGCGGCATCGTGTACTGCTCCACGCGCAAGGATACCGACAAGGTGCATGCCGCGCTGCTCGAGGCCGGTATCCGCGCCGCGCGTTACCATGCGGGCATGCCGGCGTCCGCGCGCACCGAGAGCCAGCGCGCGTTCATCGCCGACGACGCGCCCGTGATGGTGGCCACCAACGCGTTCGGCATGGGCATCGACAAGTCGAACGTGCGCTACGTGATCCATCACAACATGCCCGGCAGCATCGAGGCGTACTACCAGGAAGCCGGCCGCGCCGGCCGCGATGGCGAGCCTTCCACCTGCCTTCTGTACTGGAGCGACGGCGACGTGTCCACCTGTCGCTTCTTCATCGAGCAGGAGTCGGGCAACGAGGAGCTCTCGACCGAGGAGGCCGACGCCGTGCGCGCGTCGCGTCGCCGCCTGCTGGCGGCCATGACCGGGTACTGCCATACCACGGGCTGCCTGCGCCGCTACATCCTCGACTATTTCGGCGAGGACGCGGGCGCGCCGAGCGCCGTCGGCTCGGAGACGCCCGACGAGGGGTGCGCCAACTGCTCGAACTGCGCGGGCGAGTTCGAAGCGATGGACGTCACCGACACCGCGCTCGCGGCGATGCGCTGCGTGCAGGAGCTGCGCGGGCGCTTCGGCAAGGGCATGGTGGTGGACGTGCTGCGCGGGTCGCAGAACGCGAAGCTGCTCGACATGCACCTCGACGAGGCCGCGTGCTACAACACGGTGAACGTGCCCGCCGCGCAGGTGAAGGAAGTGATCGAGCTGTTGGCGGCGGACGGTTACCTGCTCATCACCGAGGGGTCGTACCCGGTGGTGGGCTTGGGGCCGCGTGCGCGCGAGGCCGCCGAAGAGGGGTTCAGCCTGTCGATGAAGCGCGTACGGCGATTGCCCGAGCGCGCCCGCGGCTCGGCGGGCGGCGGTCACGTGTTCGGCTCGTCGGGCGCACCGGCGGGCGATGCCGATCCCGAGCTGTTCGAGCGTCTGCGCACGCTGCGCAAGCGCTTGGCCGACGAGGCGGGCAAGCCTCCCTACATCGTGTTCTCGGATGCGGCGCTGCGCGACATGTGCGCGAAGAAGCCGGCGACCGACGAGGAGTTCCTGGAGGTCAGCGGCGTGGGCGCCACGAAGCTCGCCCGCTACGGGGAGGATTTCCTGTCCGAGATCGCGGAGTACGAAAAGGAGCGCGCGGGGAGGGAGTGAGGCGCGCCCGCACCGTGGCGCGGACGCGGGCTTGCGGGAGGCGGGACATGTCCCGCGCCGATTCGCGACGGCCGCGACGTGCGATCGGCGCGGCGGGGGAGGCTTTGCTCCCGAATCTTCCGCCGCGCCATGAAAGGACGAACCCTCCTACTTCCCCTTGATCGCCTTCGCGATATCCTCGGCCGACGATCCCAGGCCGTCGCTCAACGAGGAGGGGACGGTCACCACGGTGCCGCCCGACTTCTTGATGCTCTCGTACAGCAGGTGCATGGTCCTGATCTTGAGCGCCGCGTCGTTCTTCTCGTACACGTCGCTCGCGTTCGCGATCATCTCGGAGATGTCCTCCTCGGCGCTGGCCAGCACGAGGCGCGCGTTCTTCTCGCGCTCGGCCTGGGCTTCCAGCGACATGACCTCCTGCAGCTCGGCGGGAATCACGATGTCGCGCACCTTCACCGACAGGATGGCGATGCCCCACGGCTCCGTCTCCTCCTCGATGACCGTCTTCAGCTCCTTGTCCAGCTGCTCGCGCGACAGCGCAACCTCGGCCACGCTCATGCGGCCGATGGCGTCGCGCATAGCGGTCTGCGCGATGTAGAGCACGGCCTGGCTGTAGTTCTCCACCTCGATGCACGCCGCCTTCGCATCCCATACCATCCAGAACAGCACGGCGTCGATGTCCACCGGCACGAGGTCGGAGGTGAGCGTTTTCTCGGCGCCGAACGGGGTGGACACCGTGCGCATGTCGACGTGGCACGCCGCCTGCTCGATGACGGGGATGGTGAAGATGAGCCCCGGCCCGGCCACGCGGTTGAACGCGCCGAAGCGGCAGATGACCACGCGCTCCCACTCCATGGCGATGTGGACGGTCATGGCCAGCCCCACGGCCACGAGGGCGGCGATGGCCAGCACCCACGGGTTCATCAGCCCGAGGCCGAACCACGCCACCAGCAGCAGGGCCGCGAACACCGCCGCGGCCAGCACGATGGAGAACAGCACGGCGCCGTTCTTCGTGGCCTTGGAGGGGAGGTACGGCGCGGAGGCCGACTCGACGAGCGCCGATTCCCCCAGCGTGCGCCTCTGATTCGCAAGTTTGCTCGTTCTCGTGTTCATAGCTTCCTCCATGCAGGTAGATGAAACGAGCGCGGCGCTCTACGCGTCGGCCCGGAATCCGTCGAGCGCTTTCGCGAAGCGCTTCTCCACGTCGTCGACGGTCATGCCCAGCTCGAGGCACTGGCGGATGCCCTCGACGAGGATGACGTCCCCCGACGTGGCCTCGCCGTCCGCATCCTCGGTCTTGCTGACGAACGCCCCGCGCCCGCGCTTCGAACTGATATAGCCGTCGTGCTCGAGGCTCGTGTACACCTTGTTGACCGTGTGGTAGTTGACGTTGATGTCGGCGGCGAGGGCGCGCACCGTGGGAAGGCGGTCGCCGTTCTTGTAGTGGCCGGAGTCGATGAGGTACATGAGCCGATTGCGCACCTGCACCCATATAGGGATGCCGCTCGCATCGTCCACCTCGATCAGGGCCACGTTCTCACCTCGTTCATCCTCGTCCATGGTTCACCAACCCGATCATGCCGTGCATGGTCTATACGAATTGTACGTTGACTATGCAGTATCGGAGGAAAAAACCACCGACCAGCACAAAAGGCACGGCAACCGCCACGAGCGACGATGCGCCGGTGGCCGCGAACGCGGCGTCCAGCGCAAGCGGCAACACGAGGCCGACGCC is a genomic window containing:
- a CDS encoding amidohydrolase family protein, yielding MSAYVFTHATVLDGTERMEPQPNMTVVVDGGRIVRVGPTSTTVGPMGAREIDLAGAFLAPGLVNLHVHLCGSGKPTSAGAAGDLIDKVVGNPLGRWYLRRTLKAHAQQQLASGATTVRSVGDPGFADVDVRDAIDAGKYPGPRLVTSGVGVTVPGGHGAGLFAHVASTPEEARDIVRTCFARKCDLVKLFITGGVFDAEVEGEPGVLRMAPEIAQAACDEARKLGLRTAAHIESAEGVRVGLEAGVDTIEHGAALDDELVALFKRNGAGRASSLTCTISPALPFVELDPEKTHSTEVQKVNGRIVYEGIVQAAKQALAAGIPVGIGTDSSCPYITQYDMWREVVYFERIVGASRQLALHTATLGNARILGLGDETGSIEVGKAADLIVLDANPLDNLEALRDVRMVMARGVLDEHPRVKHLAELDAELDGFLPRG
- a CDS encoding 7-cyano-7-deazaguanine synthase, which gives rise to MTATGPGQDVGVEALDAFFARTPRLAVAFSGGCDSSFLLAAALRAGCDVKAYGVRTAFQPAFEIDDARRLARELGAEFELIDADVLAQGGICANGPDRCYRCKTFIFSTILAHMAQDGFEVLADGTNVTDDPANRPGFQALAELGVVSPLRRAGMTKDAVRAASRELALFTADKPSFSCVAVHVGAGRAITAEALAETAARLGIEGGKRP
- a CDS encoding GNAT family N-acetyltransferase, translating into MSASRPAGRFVLETERLVLREMDQGDFAALCAILQDEEAMYAYEGALPDDEAQAWLDRQLERYARDGFGLWAVVLKETGAMIGQCGLTYQDADGVRVVEVGYLFQRAFWHRGFACEAARACRDHAFDTVGVERVYSIIRDTNLPSQRVARRLGMEPEGSIVKRYRGVDMPHLVFSVARAERGDATRTG
- a CDS encoding oleate hydratase; translated protein: MYYSSGNYEAFARPAKPEGIEDKSAYIVGTGLAGLTAACYLIRDAQMDGSRVHLFERDAEPGGACDGWEYPQIGFTMRGGREMDNHFEVMWDLFRSIPSIEDENMSILDYYYQLNKRDPNYSLCRATVNQGEDADLDNKFGLSDKACMEIMNLFFTPEEQLDDKAITDYFSDDVLDSNFWLYWRTMFGFENWHSALEMKRYIQRFVHHVGGLPDFSALRFTRYNQFESLILPMVNYLKGQGVQIHLNTEVVDVTFSNTPERKAATEVQTICEGADKTFHLTDNDLLFITNGSCVANSSFGSQDEPAQFNTVLEKGTGFDLWRRIARQDPAFGHPEKFIGDPEKSNWMSATVTTLDERIVPYIEKICRRNPFSGGVVTGGIVTAKDSNWLLSWTFNRQPQFRAQPDNELCGWIYGLFTDVPGNYVQKTLRECTGKEICMEWLYHLGVPESQIEELAENSANTVPCMMPYITAFFMPRAAGDRPDVVPEGAVNFAFIGQFAETPRDTIFTTEYSMRTGMEAVYTLCGVDRGVPEVWGSAFDIRDLLNATTLIRDGKPITDMEMNPLEKLALHEGIEKIKGTDLYGLLVEFGVIPPDRDDDAPAPATGAVYPGMH
- a CDS encoding proline iminopeptidase-family hydrolase, translating into MANIREEYVDYRGFKTYCKIVGENEPGKKTLLMLHGGPGDCHNYLLPYADMADRYGRQIVFYDQIGCGKSAIPHQEDDFYAYDLWVDEFYAVREALGLDDIHLFGNSWGGMLGMLCMMKDDAGVNSFVINSSPVRIATWLSEANRLIKYLPEDMQRAIAEAERTGDYDTPEAKAAYDEYYKRHVVGLYEKDYPDYINDTFAGVGECYQVMQGASEFVVTGKMKDWDVREGVKGIKVPCMALSGTDDEGTPLVVKEGVDLIPGCEWTLIQGAPHIANVTHPRECLEAVEGFVSRFE
- a CDS encoding aldo/keto reductase; its protein translation is MDEIGKLGFGFMRLPVVERDGGKEIDVEQVKEMVDLFMDAGFTYFDTARGYHNGRSEAALREAVVERYPRESFQVATKLPAWLAENADHARAMFDKSLRETQAGYFDNFLLHNLGEERTRLFDDFGLWDFLHEKKEAGLIRNLGFSLHDKAAVLEEVLEAHPEVDFVQLQINYADWESETIESRACYEVARAHGLPVVVMEPIKGGSLVHLPQDAADVLGAVNPDASLPSWALRFVASLPGVLTVLSGMSTPDQVRENVAIMNGFEPLSRVEDEALARVRAILGGVDTVPCTDCRYCLKNCPQGVRIPAALASLNILELYHDAYRAQENYDWNASGGPASTCIGCGACESVCPQHIEIVKELGRAAELFEKKPA